Proteins from a genomic interval of Methanococcoides sp. AM1:
- a CDS encoding PAS domain-containing sensor histidine kinase has translation MTSHIESVTMHDALNAEENKCDFPIEIISDISYILDSEGVIDYISPQISKYGLDPERMYGTPFLNYINSSDRETLASGFQKRMTENTSIDTLLRVFDQDGKEHWLKNHAEFQRGRNGKPFRIIGIMKDVTDHIAMQKELQIYRDRFDDKLKDQNADLIRSNENLKQEIDDLKEGEERIVSLSQFQQTVIENADIWLDVLNRDVEVVIWNNAAETISGYKRDEVVGSTKIWDQLYPDKEYRNEVFSTISRIIEEGLEISNLETTITRKNGEKRVVSWNYKKLLNSKGENIGTIGIGNDITIRKEAEEMRIKNFHFMQELIDAIPAPICYKDKEGIYLGCNKAFENFSGIEKEQIIGKITSELQIDIQIAESDCTDMELIETGGSRTYEKEVIYASDKKKHNVMVNKSVFTDIKGDVLGVIGVIIDITDRVRSEMILKEYAEQLERSNELKDIFTDIMRHDLLNHANVVNGFAYMLLQIEKDENKIKNLENIEDSNRKLMELIESAASFAKFETIDEINFEPIELAGMLKGAIKHFQYHANQKNIVIDFPVHGEYNALANPMIEEVFANLISNAIKYGPDNSKVIVDIINEDRNWKVTVTDFGDGIPDDEKSLIFDRFKRVDKKGVKGTGLGLAIVKRIVDLHEGDLSVEDNIVANGTVFGVTFRKA, from the coding sequence ATGACAAGTCATATAGAGAGCGTCACTATGCATGATGCATTGAATGCGGAAGAAAATAAATGCGACTTCCCCATCGAGATCATCAGCGACATATCCTATATCTTAGATTCGGAAGGTGTTATAGATTATATCAGTCCCCAGATAAGCAAATACGGACTGGATCCGGAAAGGATGTATGGCACTCCTTTTTTGAACTATATCAATTCATCCGACCGTGAGACTCTGGCATCCGGATTCCAGAAAAGGATGACGGAAAACACATCTATTGACACATTATTAAGGGTTTTTGACCAGGATGGGAAAGAACACTGGCTTAAGAACCATGCCGAATTCCAGAGAGGAAGAAATGGGAAACCATTCCGGATCATCGGCATCATGAAAGATGTTACTGACCACATCGCAATGCAAAAAGAGCTGCAGATATATCGTGATAGATTTGATGATAAACTCAAAGATCAAAATGCTGATCTGATAAGATCCAATGAAAACCTTAAACAGGAAATTGATGACCTGAAAGAAGGAGAAGAGAGAATTGTCAGCCTGAGCCAGTTCCAGCAAACCGTTATTGAGAACGCGGATATATGGCTTGATGTGCTTAACAGGGATGTAGAGGTAGTAATATGGAACAATGCTGCAGAAACGATCAGTGGTTACAAAAGGGACGAGGTTGTCGGCAGCACGAAGATCTGGGACCAGCTGTACCCGGATAAAGAATATCGCAATGAGGTCTTTTCAACAATTTCCAGGATCATAGAAGAAGGATTGGAGATATCCAACCTGGAAACTACTATCACAAGAAAAAATGGGGAAAAGCGTGTAGTCTCATGGAACTATAAGAAACTCCTGAACTCAAAAGGAGAGAACATCGGAACGATTGGCATCGGTAATGACATCACAATAAGAAAAGAAGCAGAGGAGATGCGAATAAAGAATTTCCATTTCATGCAGGAACTCATTGATGCCATACCTGCACCTATTTGTTACAAAGATAAAGAAGGGATATATCTTGGATGCAACAAGGCATTTGAGAACTTTTCCGGTATCGAAAAAGAACAGATAATTGGAAAAATTACCTCAGAACTACAGATTGATATCCAGATCGCTGAATCAGATTGTACGGACATGGAACTGATCGAGACCGGAGGATCAAGGACCTATGAAAAAGAAGTGATCTACGCCAGCGATAAGAAAAAGCACAATGTTATGGTCAATAAATCTGTTTTTACTGACATAAAAGGAGATGTCCTCGGAGTTATCGGCGTAATTATTGATATCACGGACCGCGTCAGGTCTGAGATGATCCTGAAAGAGTATGCTGAACAACTTGAGCGTTCCAATGAACTTAAAGATATATTCACGGACATCATGCGTCATGATCTGCTCAACCATGCAAATGTGGTCAACGGATTTGCATACATGCTCCTGCAAATTGAAAAGGATGAGAACAAGATAAAGAATCTGGAGAACATCGAGGACAGTAACCGTAAACTTATGGAACTCATCGAATCTGCGGCATCTTTTGCAAAGTTTGAAACGATCGATGAGATCAATTTCGAGCCAATAGAACTTGCAGGAATGTTAAAAGGTGCTATAAAGCATTTCCAGTACCATGCCAACCAGAAGAACATCGTTATCGATTTTCCGGTACACGGAGAATACAATGCGTTAGCCAATCCTATGATAGAAGAAGTGTTCGCAAATCTGATATCAAATGCTATCAAGTATGGGCCTGATAACTCAAAAGTTATTGTAGATATCATCAATGAAGATCGGAATTGGAAAGTCACAGTTACCGATTTTGGAGATGGGATCCCGGATGATGAAAAATCACTGATATTTGACCGTTTCAAACGTGTGGACAAAAAGGGAGTGAAAGGAACCGGGCTCGGACTTGCCATTGTTAAAAGGATAGTTGACCTGCATGAAGGAGATCTCAGCGTGGAAGACAATATCGTAGCTAATGGGACTGTGTTCGGAGTAACTTTCAGAAAAGCATGA
- a CDS encoding PAS domain-containing sensor histidine kinase produces MNKGKEKYQYLIENTNDIVYITNAEGIILYISPQIKRYGLDPEEMENSPFADYIYPEDCEKLTSDFQKAMMEKNAPTSIFRLSDSEGNVHWIENYPHFQSDKDGNSRGLIGVLRDVTRQKLVEDELKQYRDHLEELVEIRTSELKKANEQLKMEIVERKRAEENLKEKEQHITTLFDVAPIGIGLSCDRKILYANEEAYNILGYSKEDILEKDTRMFYPSDEHYRLVGEEVEAVIKEKRTRTTQTQFMHKDGRIIDISMKLALLDPEDNPRRIIYTLQDITEIKNYEKAIKEKEAKIRSVFLATPTGIGVVWDRVFRDVNDNMCELVGYSREEIVGVNTRFLYPDDEEYNRIGNILKGFGKDKAPIQTQGKWIRKDGKKIDVAFTFALIDPKDPPAGITFTVEDITEKLLADEKICNLTQFQQTVIENADIWLNVLNENAEVVIWNKAAEKISGYSRKEIIGTTKVWDLVYPEKEYRDEIFAEAKAILEEGKRVAGFETTITRKDGEERIISWNSRNIVNENRKFIGSIAIGNDVTQLKEAEKVQRTYFHFLQELIDAIPLPVFYKNKDGIYLGCNKAFEDFIGIKKEELVGKTVFELCPDDLAPKYYEKDNELFEKGGIQIYESWCESVDSSRRRVMFNKSLFTDLNGEIAGLVGAIIDVTEIKETEEMLRKYAKQLENSNEFKDIFTDILSHDLLNHATIIDGYTNLLLIEEDDENKLQKLDRIDNTNQKLIEIIECVAAFAKLESTDEIDFEPVDITKILNDCRLHFEYQAAQKEMKIILGTKGRYDALVNPMIEEVFANLISNAVKYSPENENIKIDVKDQKEYWKVTVADSGKGIADKDKDLIFDRFKRAAGNYKIKGSGIGLAIVKRIVELHGGEVGVEDNPEGAGSVFWVTLKKA; encoded by the coding sequence GTGAACAAAGGGAAGGAAAAATATCAATACCTGATCGAGAACACCAATGATATAGTTTACATCACAAATGCAGAAGGTATCATTCTTTACATCAGTCCCCAGATCAAACGATATGGATTGGATCCTGAAGAGATGGAAAACAGCCCTTTTGCAGATTATATCTATCCAGAAGATTGTGAAAAGTTAACCTCAGATTTCCAAAAAGCAATGATGGAAAAAAATGCCCCAACCAGCATCTTCAGATTATCTGACAGTGAGGGGAATGTACACTGGATCGAGAACTACCCACACTTCCAGAGCGATAAAGATGGCAACTCCAGGGGATTGATCGGCGTACTTCGAGATGTGACCAGACAAAAGCTTGTAGAAGATGAGCTCAAACAGTATCGTGATCATCTCGAAGAGCTCGTAGAAATAAGAACATCTGAACTGAAAAAAGCCAATGAACAGCTCAAAATGGAGATAGTTGAAAGAAAACGTGCTGAAGAGAATTTAAAAGAAAAAGAACAGCACATAACCACTCTTTTTGATGTTGCTCCGATAGGGATCGGACTTTCATGTGACAGGAAGATACTGTATGCCAATGAAGAGGCTTACAACATACTTGGATACTCAAAAGAAGATATCCTCGAAAAGGACACGCGCATGTTCTACCCATCTGATGAACATTACAGGCTCGTCGGGGAAGAAGTGGAGGCTGTTATAAAGGAAAAACGCACGAGAACTACACAAACCCAATTCATGCATAAAGATGGAAGGATCATTGATATTTCCATGAAACTTGCACTTCTGGATCCTGAAGATAATCCCAGGAGGATAATATACACATTGCAAGACATTACGGAAATAAAAAATTACGAGAAAGCTATCAAGGAAAAGGAAGCAAAGATCAGAAGTGTATTCCTTGCAACACCGACAGGAATTGGAGTGGTTTGGGACAGGGTTTTCAGAGATGTTAATGACAATATGTGTGAACTGGTGGGATATTCAAGAGAGGAAATTGTGGGAGTTAATACAAGATTTCTTTATCCTGATGATGAAGAATACAACAGGATCGGCAATATATTGAAAGGGTTTGGCAAAGATAAAGCTCCGATCCAGACACAGGGTAAATGGATACGAAAAGATGGGAAAAAAATTGATGTTGCCTTCACTTTTGCCCTTATAGATCCAAAGGACCCTCCGGCAGGAATTACTTTTACAGTAGAAGATATCACTGAAAAATTACTGGCTGATGAAAAGATATGCAACCTGACACAGTTCCAGCAGACTGTTATTGAAAATGCAGATATCTGGCTCAACGTTCTTAACGAAAATGCAGAAGTTGTTATATGGAACAAGGCTGCAGAAAAGATAAGTGGATACTCCAGAAAAGAGATTATTGGTACTACTAAGGTATGGGACCTGGTATATCCGGAAAAAGAATATCGGGATGAGATATTTGCAGAGGCCAAAGCCATTTTAGAAGAAGGTAAGCGAGTAGCAGGGTTTGAGACCACCATCACAAGAAAAGATGGAGAGGAGCGCATAATATCATGGAACTCGAGAAACATTGTTAATGAAAATAGAAAATTCATAGGGTCGATAGCTATTGGAAATGATGTTACGCAACTCAAAGAGGCTGAAAAGGTCCAGAGAACATATTTCCATTTCCTGCAGGAACTTATAGATGCTATCCCCTTACCTGTGTTCTACAAGAATAAAGATGGGATATATCTTGGATGCAACAAAGCATTTGAGGATTTTATAGGAATTAAAAAAGAAGAGCTTGTAGGAAAAACTGTTTTTGAATTGTGTCCTGATGATCTTGCACCAAAATATTATGAAAAGGACAACGAACTTTTTGAAAAGGGTGGAATACAGATCTATGAGTCATGGTGCGAATCAGTAGATAGTTCAAGACGTAGAGTGATGTTCAACAAATCCTTATTTACGGACCTCAATGGAGAAATTGCCGGGCTTGTCGGAGCAATTATTGATGTGACAGAGATAAAGGAAACTGAGGAAATGCTCAGGAAATATGCAAAACAACTTGAGAACTCAAATGAATTTAAAGATATTTTCACAGACATCCTCAGCCATGATCTTCTGAACCATGCAACTATCATAGATGGATATACTAATCTTTTGCTTATCGAAGAAGATGATGAAAATAAGTTACAGAAACTTGACAGAATTGATAACACAAATCAAAAGCTCATCGAAATTATAGAATGTGTGGCAGCTTTTGCCAAATTGGAATCAACGGATGAGATCGATTTTGAACCTGTGGATATTACAAAGATCCTGAATGATTGCAGACTTCATTTTGAATACCAGGCAGCCCAGAAAGAAATGAAGATCATACTTGGAACAAAAGGCAGGTATGATGCACTTGTAAACCCGATGATAGAAGAAGTTTTTGCAAATCTTATATCAAACGCTGTAAAATACAGTCCTGAAAATGAAAATATCAAAATTGACGTGAAAGACCAGAAGGAATACTGGAAGGTCACAGTCGCGGATTCAGGAAAAGGAATTGCTGATAAGGACAAAGACCTGATATTCGACCGTTTCAAGCGAGCAGCAGGAAATTACAAAATAAAAGGAAGTGGGATTGGGCTTGCAATTGTCAAGAGGATAGTTGAACTCCATGGAGGAGAAGTTGGAGTAGAGGACAATCCGGAAGGGGCTGGCAGCGTATTCTGGGTAACATTAAAAAAAGCGTAA
- a CDS encoding cytochrome b5 domain-containing protein codes for MEDFTKEELAKYNGKDGAKCYMAYQGKVYDVTESMLWDDGDHQGMHEGGIDLTDEMDDSPHDDDVMEEIPVVGTLID; via the coding sequence GTGGAAGATTTTACAAAAGAAGAACTTGCAAAATACAACGGTAAGGATGGAGCAAAGTGCTACATGGCTTATCAGGGAAAAGTCTACGACGTAACTGAAAGTATGCTATGGGATGATGGAGATCACCAGGGAATGCATGAAGGCGGTATAGACCTTACCGATGAGATGGACGACTCCCCTCATGATGATGACGTCATGGAAGAGATCCCTGTTGTTGGAACATTGATAGATTAA
- a CDS encoding cysteate synthase gives MNKYVVKCPECKEVQDPYALHCPNDDALLRTEYSKKQIEPADMPGIWRYYDWLPVNGIIEEGSGRPVTYRSEEFAKELGLSDLNITFNGYWPEKEAFIRTCSFKDLESFPTMQRLIENNEERIMVVASAGNTARAFAHVASITGQKLLLIVPKNSTHRLWTTDENSSSICTVTVDGDYYQAIAMAEKIAARDDFVSEGGARNVARRDGMGTVMLDAVLTTKSLPHHYFQAVGSGTGGISAWEASIRLLEDGRFGNNMPRLHLAQNLPCAPLYSLWTGIELTGRCPEEMHDDVLYNRKPPYSAIGGVKDALDDTNGMIYGISNKEAESAQNLFEESEGIDILPAPGVACAALIKAVDSGEIKTDDQIVLNITGGGQKRLEEEFPTQQLEIGLTVSPTDPDAERKILEKVSELFGKGGY, from the coding sequence ATGAACAAGTATGTCGTGAAATGTCCTGAGTGTAAAGAAGTGCAGGATCCGTATGCATTACATTGTCCAAATGACGATGCATTGCTGCGCACAGAGTATTCTAAGAAACAGATCGAACCGGCAGACATGCCCGGGATCTGGAGATATTACGACTGGCTCCCGGTAAACGGCATAATCGAGGAAGGTTCCGGCAGACCTGTGACATACAGAAGTGAGGAGTTTGCAAAAGAGCTCGGACTTAGCGACCTGAACATCACTTTCAATGGCTATTGGCCTGAAAAAGAAGCTTTCATTAGAACATGCAGCTTCAAGGACCTCGAGTCCTTCCCCACAATGCAGCGCTTAATTGAGAATAATGAAGAACGTATAATGGTAGTCGCATCTGCCGGCAATACCGCCAGGGCATTTGCACATGTGGCATCCATAACAGGGCAGAAATTACTGCTGATAGTACCAAAGAACAGCACACATCGACTCTGGACAACGGATGAGAACTCGTCCTCCATCTGTACGGTGACCGTGGATGGGGACTATTACCAGGCTATTGCAATGGCAGAAAAGATAGCAGCAAGAGATGATTTTGTAAGCGAAGGTGGTGCTCGAAACGTTGCCAGAAGGGATGGGATGGGGACCGTGATGCTGGATGCAGTACTTACTACCAAAAGCCTACCACACCACTATTTCCAAGCAGTTGGAAGCGGAACAGGCGGGATCTCAGCCTGGGAAGCATCGATCAGGCTCCTTGAAGACGGTCGTTTTGGCAACAACATGCCAAGGCTTCATCTTGCGCAGAACCTGCCATGTGCACCACTCTACTCATTATGGACAGGCATTGAACTTACAGGCCGCTGTCCTGAAGAAATGCATGATGATGTACTCTACAACAGGAAGCCGCCATATTCAGCGATCGGCGGTGTGAAAGATGCACTGGATGATACGAACGGAATGATCTACGGGATAAGTAACAAGGAAGCTGAATCTGCGCAGAACCTCTTCGAGGAAAGTGAAGGTATCGACATACTGCCGGCACCCGGTGTTGCCTGTGCTGCACTGATCAAGGCTGTGGATTCTGGCGAGATCAAAACTGATGATCAGATCGTACTGAACATAACCGGAGGGGGACAAAAACGACTGGAAGAAGAATTCCCGACACAACAACTGGAGATCGGTCTTACTGTATCCCCCACAGACCCGGATGCGGAGAGAAAGATACTGGAAAAGGTATCCGAACTTTTCGGGAAAGGAGGTTACTGA
- a CDS encoding ATP-binding cassette domain-containing protein, with translation MSNSIKLTIIGGVNKDGTKELVERVELNPGDILGIVGPTGSGKSTLIDDIEQLAQGDTPTRRRILINDEEPDTKMRVDPRLKLIAQLSQNMHFLADMSVSEFLQMHARSRGKDPELMHKVIELANILTGEPIHEEDQLTVLSGGQSRSLMTADIAVISDSPIVLIDEIENAGIKKQEALDLLAGEGKIVVVVTHDPVLALMASRRIVIKNGGMTDIITTSAEEKNVGDRVSEVDNWLMDLREIIRRGEIVEGVV, from the coding sequence ATGAGCAATTCTATCAAGCTGACGATCATCGGAGGCGTTAACAAGGATGGTACAAAGGAACTGGTGGAAAGAGTTGAACTAAATCCGGGAGATATCCTCGGAATAGTCGGCCCCACGGGTTCCGGAAAAAGTACACTCATCGATGATATCGAACAACTTGCACAGGGTGATACGCCAACCAGACGCAGGATACTTATCAATGATGAAGAACCGGACACAAAAATGAGGGTTGATCCTCGCCTGAAACTTATAGCACAGCTTTCACAGAACATGCATTTCCTTGCTGACATGAGCGTTTCTGAATTCCTGCAGATGCATGCCAGAAGCCGTGGAAAAGACCCTGAGCTTATGCACAAGGTCATCGAGCTGGCAAACATACTTACAGGAGAACCCATCCACGAAGAGGACCAGCTTACCGTCCTGAGTGGTGGACAGTCACGTTCCCTCATGACCGCTGACATAGCAGTGATCAGTGATTCACCCATCGTGCTTATCGATGAGATCGAGAACGCAGGGATTAAAAAACAGGAAGCATTGGACCTTCTTGCAGGTGAAGGGAAGATAGTAGTGGTAGTCACACACGACCCTGTACTGGCACTTATGGCATCCCGCAGGATAGTCATAAAGAACGGAGGGATGACCGATATAATCACAACGAGCGCTGAAGAGAAGAATGTCGGAGATCGTGTCTCAGAAGTTGATAACTGGTTGATGGACCTTCGCGAGATCATTAGGCGAGGGGAGATCGTGGAAGGTGTCGTATGA
- a CDS encoding GTP-binding protein: MKLVVVAGTPGSGKTSVLLHTIQALKRRGNKPAVVKVDCLWTDDDKRFGRLDVPIRVGLARDMCPDHFTIYNTEPMLQWAEEEGANVLLNETAGLCLRCAPYPDSCLAVCVIDVTTGPNTPLKVGPLLTTADIVVMTKGDIVSQAEREVFRERVLEVNPECMVVEANGLSGKGAIELAELIEDSVEAGKDMELRYNPPLAICTLCSGEKRVERKYHMGVLRHLDGFMEYKGE; this comes from the coding sequence ATGAAATTAGTAGTTGTTGCAGGAACCCCGGGATCCGGAAAAACGTCTGTATTATTGCATACCATACAGGCCCTGAAAAGGCGTGGCAACAAGCCTGCAGTCGTCAAGGTCGACTGCCTCTGGACAGATGATGACAAGAGATTTGGAAGGCTTGACGTGCCAATTCGAGTAGGTCTTGCAAGGGATATGTGCCCTGATCATTTTACAATCTATAATACAGAGCCCATGCTGCAATGGGCAGAAGAGGAAGGTGCAAACGTCCTGCTCAATGAGACCGCAGGACTATGCTTAAGGTGTGCACCATATCCGGATTCATGTCTGGCGGTCTGTGTCATCGATGTGACCACCGGTCCGAACACACCACTGAAAGTCGGACCACTGCTAACAACAGCCGATATCGTGGTCATGACAAAGGGCGACATCGTCTCACAGGCAGAACGTGAGGTATTCAGGGAAAGGGTACTGGAAGTCAACCCTGAATGTATGGTTGTAGAAGCTAACGGGCTTAGTGGAAAAGGCGCCATCGAACTTGCAGAGCTAATAGAAGATTCTGTTGAAGCAGGAAAAGATATGGAACTCAGGTATAACCCCCCACTTGCGATCTGTACCCTTTGCAGCGGTGAAAAACGTGTTGAGCGCAAGTACCACATGGGAGTTCTCCGACACCTTGATGGATTCATGGAATATAAGGGAGAGTGA
- a CDS encoding (Fe-S)-binding protein: MEEIVELLPGYNCGKCGYKQCRDLADNMRKAEDIGLCPFMGKQQFAKNRKKLKELLKDRSDGTNIIGVIDGLEADFTLAPLSGEPTCREDIHPIDGTELKAGDLVRYRPLGCPITHFAKVIEASRGMNTIHMVGPLQRLGNEDVEFIDAGICLIFAFDGKVEKGRIPRVGETVKFIPTHCMMQKVHSGIIVGVEERNVRIEAIDLKVW, from the coding sequence ATGGAAGAGATCGTTGAGCTGCTTCCCGGATATAATTGCGGCAAATGCGGATACAAGCAATGTCGTGATCTTGCAGATAACATGAGAAAAGCTGAGGACATCGGCCTCTGCCCATTCATGGGAAAGCAACAGTTTGCTAAGAACAGGAAGAAGCTGAAGGAACTGTTAAAGGACAGGTCTGACGGAACCAATATTATTGGTGTGATCGACGGCCTCGAGGCAGATTTTACCCTTGCACCACTGTCCGGTGAACCAACTTGCCGGGAGGATATTCATCCTATCGACGGCACCGAGCTCAAAGCAGGCGATCTTGTAAGGTACAGACCGCTTGGTTGCCCTATAACCCATTTTGCAAAGGTCATTGAAGCATCCCGAGGAATGAACACCATCCACATGGTAGGACCACTCCAGCGTCTTGGAAATGAAGATGTTGAATTTATCGATGCAGGGATATGCCTGATATTCGCTTTTGATGGAAAGGTCGAAAAAGGACGCATCCCGAGAGTAGGTGAGACTGTGAAGTTCATCCCCACGCATTGCATGATGCAGAAAGTTCATTCAGGTATCATAGTGGGAGTGGAAGAAAGGAATGTAAGGATCGAAGCCATCGACCTGAAAGTGTGGTGA
- the comD gene encoding sulfopyruvate decarboxylase subunit alpha, translating to MDPSISVFNGMRMIGIDLVVSVPCINLKDILPMIDSDPNMIHVPVTREEEGVGICAGAYMGGKVPAMLMQNSGLGNSINALASLNKLFHIPLLLIMSHRGVEGETICAQVPMGQLTPSLLDALDIPYVVPSIDNVEETILHAWKIASEKGRPVAVLLEIGFWEAE from the coding sequence ATGGACCCAAGCATATCGGTATTCAATGGAATGAGAATGATAGGCATCGACCTTGTTGTCAGTGTACCCTGTATCAACCTGAAGGATATACTTCCAATGATAGACAGCGACCCAAACATGATCCATGTGCCTGTGACCCGTGAAGAAGAAGGTGTAGGCATCTGTGCCGGCGCTTACATGGGAGGAAAGGTTCCGGCAATGCTCATGCAGAACTCAGGACTTGGAAACTCCATCAACGCACTTGCATCCCTGAACAAGCTGTTTCACATCCCCCTGCTCCTTATCATGAGCCACAGGGGTGTAGAAGGTGAAACTATCTGTGCCCAGGTACCTATGGGTCAGCTTACTCCATCTTTACTTGATGCACTTGACATACCATATGTAGTGCCTAGCATAGACAATGTGGAAGAAACAATACTTCATGCATGGAAGATCGCATCTGAAAAAGGAAGGCCTGTTGCAGTCCTTCTGGAGATCGGATTCTGGGAGGCAGAATGA
- the comE gene encoding sulfopyruvate decarboxylase subunit beta, with protein sequence MKRFDAISMIAKKAEEKDSLIVCNIGYPSRELHHLNDRAGNFYMLGSMGLSSSIGLGLSLSVPERHVIAIDGDGSVLMNMGTFATIAHQRPDNYLLVVIDNGTYGSTGDQPTATSLGTDLGAIAKGAGIQEVHIVDNEDDLENMLKKVDRGVLVVRVDAGNATVPVICLSPEEIIERFMTECARPSE encoded by the coding sequence ATGAAACGCTTCGACGCGATCTCAATGATAGCCAAAAAGGCAGAAGAGAAAGATTCACTCATAGTATGTAACATCGGATATCCCTCAAGGGAACTGCATCACCTGAATGACAGGGCGGGGAACTTCTACATGCTTGGCTCCATGGGCCTTTCATCCTCCATTGGACTCGGACTTTCCCTTTCGGTTCCGGAGAGACATGTTATCGCAATAGACGGAGATGGCTCTGTCTTAATGAACATGGGCACTTTTGCAACCATTGCACACCAGAGACCTGACAACTACCTGCTTGTTGTGATAGACAACGGCACTTATGGTTCGACCGGGGACCAGCCTACGGCCACATCCCTTGGAACTGACCTTGGTGCTATTGCAAAAGGAGCAGGGATACAGGAAGTTCATATAGTCGATAATGAAGATGATCTGGAAAATATGCTCAAAAAAGTTGACAGGGGAGTTCTGGTTGTACGTGTGGATGCCGGAAATGCAACCGTGCCTGTGATCTGCCTGTCCCCTGAAGAGATAATCGAGCGCTTCATGACTGAATGTGCCCGACCATCTGAGTAA
- a CDS encoding methanogenesis marker 16 metalloprotein yields the protein MERSIESINESIGKGEAIVLTAQEVCELADRGENIENVDVVTAATRAIMSGTYAILSFPVDAPCSFLRAKEVYMNGVPAHVGPCPNERLGILDLMLFGTDHSLDDHHYGAGHLFRDLAAGNPVDVKVVTDGDVTFTTQVTLDDMPYAMMYGTRHAFKNYSAFVNTSDDTVSSIFHAIDFGPRLTEATISGCGQINPVKNDPLLRSIGIGTRILMNGSEGFILGAGTRSAKEKPNLAAFADMHDMDPEYMGGFFTSVGPECIVSWAVPIAVTDPSVVDAIAERDRQIKMSVMAVDKRACVGYSTYGDVWEDVDLEVTFDPEECINCALCEPQENCPMAAISFDEDEVRLDRYACFNCGLCTTLCVGDVFTGKMGSINFELGEHSANVPIVLRQSDKKRALELSEKLKEKILEGSFRLTQMVGHIQS from the coding sequence ATGGAGCGTAGCATTGAAAGTATAAATGAAAGCATCGGAAAAGGTGAAGCTATTGTGCTTACTGCACAGGAGGTATGTGAACTTGCAGATCGCGGGGAAAATATCGAAAACGTGGATGTTGTGACAGCAGCGACACGTGCGATCATGAGTGGGACCTATGCGATCCTTTCATTTCCTGTGGACGCGCCCTGCAGTTTCCTGCGTGCGAAGGAAGTCTATATGAACGGGGTTCCTGCTCATGTAGGTCCCTGTCCCAATGAAAGGCTTGGTATCCTTGATCTGATGCTCTTTGGTACCGATCACAGTTTGGATGATCACCACTATGGTGCCGGACATCTTTTCCGTGATCTTGCAGCAGGCAATCCGGTTGATGTGAAGGTAGTCACTGATGGTGATGTAACCTTCACGACACAAGTTACACTTGACGATATGCCATATGCCATGATGTATGGTACCCGGCATGCTTTCAAGAACTATTCAGCTTTTGTTAACACCTCTGATGATACCGTATCTTCCATATTCCATGCGATCGACTTCGGACCAAGGCTCACAGAGGCCACGATCTCCGGATGTGGGCAGATCAATCCTGTAAAGAACGACCCGCTTCTTCGGTCCATTGGTATTGGAACACGCATCCTTATGAACGGCTCAGAAGGGTTCATACTGGGTGCCGGTACCCGTAGTGCTAAAGAAAAACCAAATCTTGCGGCTTTTGCGGATATGCACGATATGGACCCTGAATACATGGGTGGTTTTTTCACGTCAGTTGGTCCGGAATGCATTGTTTCATGGGCTGTACCCATAGCTGTGACCGATCCTTCAGTAGTGGATGCAATAGCAGAGCGTGACAGGCAGATCAAGATGTCAGTAATGGCTGTGGACAAAAGGGCATGTGTGGGTTATTCCACCTATGGCGATGTGTGGGAGGATGTGGATCTGGAAGTAACGTTCGATCCGGAAGAATGTATCAATTGTGCTTTATGCGAACCTCAGGAGAATTGTCCTATGGCCGCCATAAGCTTTGATGAGGACGAGGTTAGGCTTGATCGGTATGCATGCTTTAACTGTGGCCTGTGCACAACTTTGTGTGTGGGGGATGTATTCACCGGTAAGATGGGTTCCATCAATTTCGAGCTAGGTGAGCATTCGGCGAACGTTCCGATTGTCTTGCGCCAGTCTGACAAAAAGAGAGCATTGGAGCTTTCAGAAAAATTAAAAGAAAAGATCCTGGAAGGTTCTTTCAGACTTACTCAGATGGTCGGGCACATTCAGTCATGA